The bacterium sequence TCAACGCGGCCGGGGGCGAAGCTGCGAACGTCGGCCGTCTCACTATCTATGTAACCGACTGCTCGGAGTATCTGGCTCAAATCAAAGACATCGGGCGAGCGTACCGAAGCCTGATGGGAAGTCACTATCCTGCCATGGCGCTGGTGGAGGTCCAGGCACTGCTCGAGCCTGGCGCCATGGTGGAGATCGAGGCCACCGCCGTGGTGAGCTGATTCCGGAGCCACTCGCGAGCAACGCCGCTGGAACCAGCAGTCTGCAAAACTATGTCGGAGACGGACACTAGATGGCGATAGACCCGCAGAGCTTTCTCTACCAGCATGATCGCGAGACCGGGGTCGCGACGGTTACGCTCAACCGGCCGGATCGGCTCAACGCCTTGACCTTCGAGGTCTACCGGGAGCTCAAGGAGGTCTTTCTCGCGCTCGACACCGAGCCCGGAGTGAGAGCCGTCCTGCTCACCGGAGCCGGGCGCGCGTTCTGCTCCGGGGGTGACGTCGAAGACATCATCGGTGAGCTCTTCGCCAAGGACTATCGCGGCCTGCTCGAGTTCACGCGCTCGACCGGCGATCTGATCCTGTCGATTCTGCGCTGCCGCCGTCCGGTTATCGGCGCCCTCAACGGCACCGTGGCTGGGGCCGGAGCGGTGATCGCCGCCGCCTGTGACATCCGGATCGCCTCCGAGCGCGCCAAGATCGCCTATCTGTTCACCAAGGTCGGCCTCTCCGGAGCCGACATGGGAGCCTCGTGGCTCCTGCCCAGAATCGTCGGCCTGGGTCGGTCGATGGAGCTCCTCATGTCGGGTGATTTCATCGACGCCCATGAGGCGCACCGAATCGGGCTCTACAACCGCGTGGTGGCGGACGACCGCCTGGCGCAGGAGGCTCGAGACTGGGCGGAGCGCCTCGCCCAGGGGCCGTCCTTCGGCCTCGAGATCACCAAGAAAATGGTGCTGCGGGAGGCCTCCATGGATCTTGAATCCGCAATGGCCGCCGAGACCGAGATCCAGGCCGCGTGTATGGAAGATCCCAACTTTCGCGAGGCCTATGATTCCTTCGTCCAGAAGCGAAAACCGCGCTTTGAGTAGGGCTGGCGATCTCGAGACCGTAGCTCCCTTCCTCGACGCCGGGCATCGGGAGACGGCGGCGGCAGCGGCGAGGTTTGCGGCCGAAAAGATCGCGCCGCTCGGGCTCTTGGACGACGACGGCGAGGCCCGCATCCAGGCCCGCGAGATTCTCGAGCTCCTGGGCACCGGTGGCTGGTGCAGGTACGCCGTGCCGGCAGCTTTCGGAGGTGTCTCCGAACGGGTCGACACGGTGGCCTGCTGCCTCATCCGCGAGATCCTCGCGGCCGTCTCTCCGCTCGCCGACTCCGTGTTCGCACTCCAGTGCCTGGGATCGTTGCCGATAGCGCTCTACGGTACGGATGAGGCTCGGCGCCGCTGGCTTCCCAGAGTCGCTGACGGCACCGCCATGGCCGGATTCGCGATGACCGAGCCCAATGCCGGCTCCGACGTTCGGGCGCTGGAGACAAGGGCCGAGCGACTGGACGACGGCTACACGATCAACGGGCTCAAGACCTTCATCACCAACGCCGGACTGGCGGATTTCTATTCGACCTTCGTCCGTACGTCGGCGGACGGTCTGTCGTGTCTGGTCGTGCCTGCCGACGCCTCCGGATTGCGATTTGTTAGCGAGCAGGTCTTGAGCGCGCCCCACCCCCTGGGCGAGATCGCCTTCGAGAACTGCCGGGTGCCGTCCTCGGCACTCGTGGGTGATGAAGGCGAAGGCTTCGAGATCGGGATGAGGACGCTGGATCGGTTGCGGGCCACGGTTGCGGCCGCGGCGTGCGGCATGGCGGCGCGGGCGCTGGAGGAGGCTCGAAGACACGCGGTCGAGCGCCAACAGTTCGGACGGCAGCTCTCGCGCTTCCAACTGACTCAGCAGAAGATCGCGCGCATGGCGACAGACCTTGCGGCATCCCGGCTCCTCACCTTTCGCGCCGCCCGGGCGGCGTTGGATGGCGACGCCGACGTCACGCTCCGTTCGGCAATGTCCAAGTATCACGCCACCGAATCGGCGCAGCGCATCGTGGACGATGCGGTACAGATCCTTGGCGGCGGCGGGGTCTTGAAGACCCACCCGATCGACCACTACTACCGCTCGGTGCGCGCGCTGCGGATCTACGAGGGGACAAGCGAAATCCAGCAGCTCATCGTGGCCCGCGAGATCCTCCGCCCAGGGCACCTCTAGTCCAGTGTGGAAGCCGCCCGAGCGGATCAAGCATTCTCAACTCTGGGCCCGCTGGCCGACAGCCGCAGAAGCCTCGAGCTCGAGGCTCTTCAGCCCGCTCCGGCTCGGCCCCGTGGAGATCGAGCAGAGAACCTGGGTACCGGCCATGGTGCCCTGGCGGGCCAGCCAAGACGGCTTCGTGACTCCGGAGATCCTGGACTGGTACGAGCGCTTCGCTCGCGGACGGCCGGGGGTCCTGGTGGTCGAAGCCACGGGCATTCGCGACATCCCGAGCGGACCGCTGCTACGGATCGGCGATGATCGGTTTGTGCCCGGCCTGCGCCGATTGGCGCGAACCGTCAAGCACTCGAGCGCGGGGCACACCCGGCTTCTCATACAGATCATCGATTTTCTGACCGTCCGCCGCCGCCCGCGGCCGGAGCAGTTCTTCGATCGCTACCTCGAGATCGAGGATCGCCACCGCCGCTCCGCCGGTTGGCCGGATTCCGACACCCGCGTGCGAGACTTCCTGAAGGGCCTCGGCGAGGAAGAGCTGGAAACGGTGCTCACTCCGAGGGAGCTCGAGTCGCTCCGCTTCGGCTACCGCGAGCGGGTCACCGACACCCACCTGGAGCACGTTCGCCGACTGCCTCGAGTTCTGCCCGGACTCTTCGCCGCCGCCGCCGGCCGGGCGCAGCAAGCGGGGTTCGACGGTGTTGAGCTGCACTTTGCGCACGCCTACACCATGGCTTCCTTTCTCTCGCGCCTGAACTCGCGCGACGACGGCTACGGAGGCTCGCTCGCGGGCCGTGTACGACTCCCGCTCGAGGTGTTCCAGGCGGTTCGCGAGCGAGTAGGGGAGAGCTTCGCGGTGGGCTGCCGCTATTTGAGCGAGGACTGTATCGAAGGCGGCAGCTCGATCGAAGACGCGACCTACTTCGGGGTCGAGTTCGCTCGCGCCGGCATGGACTTTCTGTCGCTGTCACGCGGCGGCAAGTTCGAGGACGCCCTGCAGCCCAAGATCGGCTGGGCGGTCTATCCGTACACCGGCCCCAGTGGCTATGAGTGCATGCCGACCGCCATCTCGGACCGGGCCGGTCCCTTCGGACGCAACGTACCGGCAACAGCCCGCATTCGGGCCGCGATACGCGAGGCGGGCCTGGCCACGCCCGTCGTCGTGGCCGGTGGAATCTCGACCTTCGAGCAGGCCGAGGCCATCCTCCGCCGCGGCGACGCCGACATCGTGGCTGCGGCCCGGCAGAGCCTCGCCGACCCGGATTGGTTCCGAAAGATCGGCCTCGGCCGCGGCGACGAGATTCGCCGTTGCGTCTACACCAACTACTGCGAAGGGCTCGACCAGAAACACAAACAGGTCACCTGCCAGCTCTGGGATCGTGAGAATCTCGACGAGCCCGGCGTCAGGCTGTCGAAGGACGGCAGGCGCCGGCTGATGGCGCCTGATTGGTAGGTCCCGCTGGGCGCTGCCCGACCTCTTACCGCTCGCCCGGTAGAATCGGGACAGCTGCCGACGGCAGTTCACACCATGAGAATCGTCTGCATAGGAGGAGGCCCGGCGGGACTTTACTTCGCGATCTTGATGCGCAAGGCCTTTCCGGATTCGCGGATTCGTGTGCTCGAGAGGAACCGTGCCGACGACACGTTCGGCTGGGGTGTGGTGTTCTCGGATGAAACCCTCGGAGCGTTCGAGGACGCGGACCCGGAGAGCTACGCCGAGATCACCGCCAACTTCAAGTACTGGCGTGACATCGAGACCCACCACGCCGGCGAATGCGTGATCTCGACGGGTCACGGCTTCGCCGCACTGTCGCGCAAGAAGCTCTTGCTGATTCTGCAGAGACGCTGCCGTGAGCTGGGCGTCGAGCTCGAGTTCGAACGAGAGGTGGAGAATGTGGCGGAGTTTGCCGACGCCGATCTCATCGTGGCCTCGGATGGAGTGAACAGCGCGATTCGCGAAACCTATTCCGAGCACTTCGGCGCCAAGGTCGACTGGCGCAAATGCAGGTTCTGCTGGCTCGGGACCGACAAACCACTGGGCGCGTTCACCTTCGTTTTCAAAGACACGCCGCACGGCCTGTTTCAGGTGCATGCCTATCCATTCGAATCCGGTGAAGCCGGCGCGGCCGGCGAAACCGGACTCGGGACCTGGATCGTGGAGTGCCGCGAAGAGGTCTGGCGCAGAGCCGGTCTCGATCGCGCGAGCGAAGACGACACCGTGGCGTTCTGCCAGGAGCTGTTTGCGGAATACCTCGCCGGCCACAAGTTGCTGACCAACCGATCGCTCTGGCGGTCGTTCCCGACCGTTCACTGCGATACCTGGCACAGAGGCAATCTGGTCCTTCTGGGCGATGCTGCGCACACGGCTCACTTCTCGATCGGCTCGGGCACCAAGCTCGCCATGGAAGACGCCATCCAGCTCACCGACAGCTTCCGCCGGCTCGGGATCGTCGACATTCCCGCCGCTCTGGCGCACTACGAGGAATCCCGCTGGGTGGACGTGGTCAAGCTCCAGAAAGCCGCCCAGACCAGTCTCGAATGGTTCGAGAACTCCGAACGCTACAAGACCCAGAGTCCGATCCAGTTCACTTTCAACTTGATGACTAGATCGAAACGGATCACCTACGACAACCTGAGACAGCGCGATCCGGTCTTGATCGGGCGCCTGGACGAGTGGTACCGGCAAGATGCCGGCGCGCCGGCGCCCCTCGACGGCAAGGCCCCGGCTCCGATCTTCACGCCCTACAAGCTGCGCGGCCTGGAGCTGGTCAACCGTATCGTGGTCAGCCCGATGTGTCAGTACTCGGCCGTGGACGGGGTCCCCAACGACTGGCATCTGGTCCACCTTGGCAACCGAGCCATTGGGGGCGCGGGGTTGATCATCACCGAGATGACCGACGTCGCCGCCGAGGGCCGGATCACGCTCGGCTGCGCCGGGCTCTATAAACGCGAGCACGTCGACGCCTGGGCACGAATTGTCGACTTCGTGCATGCCAACTCGGACGCCAAGATCGGCGTGCAGCTCGCTCATGCCGGCCGCAAGGGCTCGGTTCGTCACCCCTGGCTGGGAGATGACGTGCCCCTCACGGCGGCGGCGGGCGCCTGGGAGACAATCGCGCCCTCGGCGAATCCGTTTCAGCCGGACTGGCCTGCGCCCCGGGCGATGGTCCAGGCCGACATGGAGGCCGTGGCTCGTGCCTTCGTGCGTTCGACGCAGTACGCATCCGAGGCCGGATTCGATCTGATCGAGGTCCACATGGCGCACGGCTACCTGCTTTCGAGTTTCATCTCGCCACTCTCGAACCGACGGCAGGACGAGTACGGCGGCTCGCTCGAGAACCGCATGCGCTTTCCCCTGGAGGTTTTTCGCTCCATGCGTGCGGTCTGGCCGGAAGACAAGCCGATGTCGGTGCGGATATCGGCCAGTGACTGGATGGCCGACGGCTCCGGGATCACGGCCGCGGAATCGGTCGAGATCGCCAAGCTGCTGTCTCGGTCCGGCTGCGACCTTCTGGACGTGTCCTCGGGGGGCAACGTGCCCGAGTCGAGAGTCGAATACGGTCGGATGTACCAAGTGCCGTTCGCCGATCGGATCCGGCACGAAACCGGAATGCCCATAGCCGCGGTCGGGGCCCTGCTCGGAGCCGACCACGCCAACACGGTGCTCGCGGCCGGGCGGGCCGACCTTGCCGTGATGGCGCGACCGCATCTTCGGGACGCCTATCTCACCCTCCACGCCGCCGAGCGCTACGGGTACTGGCAACAGAAGTGGCCTGGCCAGTATCAGCCCGGAAAGCCGGTTCCGCCGCGTCCCAAGCGCCGCCGGCGATAGACTCCGACCCGGAGCTCGTGTTGAAGCATAGGACTCATCTCAAGGTGCGCTTCGGCGACGTGGATCTCGCCGGCATCGTCTACTTCCCACGCTTCTTGCACTACTGCCACGTCGGCATGGAGGACTGTTTCTCGGTAGTCATGGGCATCGACTACGACCAGCTCCTGCTGGAGCGTAGGGTCGCCTTTCCCACCGTACACATCGAGATCGATTTCCTCCGCCCTCTCAAATACGGAGAAGATGTCGAGATCGAAATGGAGATCAAAAAGATCGGTACGACGTCGGTGGAATGGAGCTACCGGATCTTTCGAGTCGGCGAAAGTGATGCGATCGCGCAGAGCCGGCACGTCACGGTCTGCACGGACCTCGACAGCTTCGAGAAGAAGCGCGTGCCCGATTGGCTGCGCAGTCGCCTCGTGCCGGATGAGGCGCCGGCCTCTTCGGTTTCTTGACGCTGCTCCGGGGCCGGCTTGTTTGCTCTTGCGCCGCGGGCACTGAGACAATCGGAAGCTCTGAGGCAGTCGGTCTGTTATGTGCGGAATCGTAGGTAGTTTCGGGGGTGGACTCGCCCCGAGCCGGCGGGCCGAGACGGTCCGGCGGATGACCGCGACCCTGGGACACCGCGGACCGGACGGTCTGGGCTCGGTGGAGAAGGAGGAATGCGCATTCGGTTTTCGCCGGCTCGCAATCATGGATCCCGACGGTCCCTCGCAGCCCTACGCGAACGAGGACCAGAGCGTCTGGTGCATGGCGAACGCCGAAATCTACAATGCGGATGAGCTCAGGACCGAGCTCGAGACACGCGGGCATGTTCTTCACACCGGCGTTGACACCGAGATCCTGCCTCACCTCTACGAGGAGCACGGCGCTGATCTGGTTCACAAGCTCAACGGTATGTTCGCTCTGGCGATCTGGGACAGCCGCCGACGCCGGTTGCTGCTCGCGCGCGACCGCGCCGGCGAAAAGCCTCTTTTCTACTGGCAAACCGGCGGCGAGCTGGTGTTCGCCTCCGAGCTCCGCGCCCTGGCCGAGCATCCGGGGATTCCGCTCAGCGTCGACGCGGTCGCCCTTCGCCGCTATCTACAACATGATTTCTTTCCCGCGCCCCTGACGCCGCTCGCCGGGGTCCGCAAGCTCCCCGCAGGCCATCTCCTGATCGCGGCGGACGGAGAGACTTCGGTGCGCTCCTACTGGGACCTCGCCGATCACTTCGGCAACGAGTCGCTGGCCCGTCGGTCGACGAGCGATCTGGCGGATGAGCTCGACCACCTACTCGGCCTCGCGGTCCAACGCCGCAGCCGAAGCGACGTGCCGATCGGAGTCTTTCTCTCCGGCGGCATCGATTCTTCGACGGTGCTGGCATACCTCGCCGAGCAGCTCGGTCCGGGGATCCCGGCCTTTTCTCTGGGCCACACGGATCAGAGTTTCGACGAGTCGCGGTTCGCGCGGGAAACGGCCGAGTTCTTCGGTGCCGATTTCGACCAGCTCGTGCTGACCGAGGACGACCTCGGCGAAGGCCTCAGGCTCGTAGCCGAGGGCTTCGACGAGCCGCTCGGAGACGCATCGATTATTCCCACGCACCTGCTCTCGCGCCACGCGCGCCGGAAGGTGAAGGTCGTGCTGTCCGGGGAGGGCGCCGACGAGCTCTTCGCCGGTTACCCGACCTATCTAGGCCACAGGGTCGCCGCGGGCTATCGCAAGCTGCCCGGAGGCCTTCGCAAGGCCCTGGTGCGTTCGGCGCTCAGGCTGATGCCGGTGAAGATGGGCAACGTCGGACCGGGATATCTTCTGGAGAGATTCGCGATCGCCGCTGAGAAGGACCTCGTAGAGCGTCACCACACCTGGTTCGGAAGCATCGGTCCCGGATTGCAGCAGGAGATTCTGTCGAGTCCTCTGCGCGAAGGCCTGGCCTCGGACCAGCCTTTGAGCTCGGCCCGAGACCGTCTCGCGGGACGTGATTTTCCGGACGATCTCTCGCTCCTGCTCTACACCGACTTCACCATGTACCTGCAGGACGATCTGCTCACCAAGGTCGACCGCGCCACGATGCTGGCCTCACTCGAGGCGCGGGCGCCCTTCCTGGATCACGACCTCGCCGAGTTCGTCGCCGGCCTGCCGTCGAGTCAAAAGCTCTCGGGCCTGACGACCAAGGCGATCCTGCGCCGCACCGTCCGCAAGCGGCTGCCGAAGGAGGTGCTGAGCCGACGCAAACGGGGTTTCAACATCCCGTTCTCGCGCTGGGTCCTTCACGGCCTGGGCCGCGATCTGCAGAAGCGCTTCGCTCGCGATCGAATCGAGGCGCGGGGACTTCTTTCGCCCGAGGGCGTCAACCGTCTCTTGGCAGACCATCTGGCCTGCCGGGCCGATCACCGCAAGCCGTTGTTCAACCTGCTGGCGCTGGATCTCTGGTGCGATCGCCTCTTCGGGCCCGGCGCCGAGGTCCCGCTGACCTACCCCTCATGAAGCATCAGCGACTCGTCCTGCTTCTGGCGGCGCTTCTGTTCCTGTGGTGGCTGGGTGGGCGAGATCTGTGGGCACCGAACGAGCCCTATTTCGCCGAGGGCGCTCGCGAGATGGTCGTCGACGGCGAGTGGGCCGTTCCCCACGTAAACGGCGTCGTCAGTACCGACAAGCCGCCGTTCTTCTTCTGGCTCATCGCCCTGGTCTCGTTGCCGTTCGGAAAGGTGACACTTTGGACCTCGCGGCTGCCCTCGGTGTTTGCCGCTCTCGGAACCCTCGCGATCACGATGCGCCTCGGACGAAGGTTCTACGGCAACAGAACGGCGGCGCTCGCCGGCCTGGTGCTGGCCACCAGCTATATGTTCTGGGAACAGGCGCGCTGGGTCCAGACCGATGCGGTCCTGTGTTTGTTGATCTGGATCGCGCTGGCCGCTTTTGTCGAGTTCCGCGCCGGCGATCGGAACGGTCTTCGAGCGGGCCTGTTGTTCTGGCTGTCTCTGGCACTGGCGGTCCTGACCAAGGGCCCCGTCGGACTGCTCCTGCCGCTGGGGATCGCGGTCGTGGTATTGCTCGGAGACCGGAAGATAGGACTCTGGCGGGCTTTTGCGCCCTGGGCGGGACCGGGGCTGTTTCTGCTCGTGATCGTCTCCTGGATGCTACTCGCCACCTTCGGCAGTGGCGGTGAGTACTCGGTCTGGGGAGCGCTCAAGGAGCATTTCGTCGACCGGGGGATTCACGGTCTGCACCACAAGCGGCCGCCGTGGTACTACCTCGAGGTGCTGCCCGCAATGATCATGCCCTGGACCTTTCTGCTCCCGGGGGCGATGGTGCTGGCCTGGCGCCGGCGGCTGTCGTTCGATCGATTCCTGCTGGCCGCAGCCTGGTTCGTCGTCATCTTCTTCTCGATTTCGACCGAGAAGCGCGAGCTCTACGCCCTACCGGCGTTGCCAGCCATCGCCTTGATGACCGCCGCCCTGGTCGCCAACCTTGCCGGTTGGAATGAGGCGGAGGAGACCGGCGCACGCCTTCCGGGTCCACGGTGGATCACGCTCGGCCAGACGATCCTCGGCGCCCTCCTGATCGGAACCGCGATCTACGCTCCCATCGCGGCGGGCGACTACGACTTCGTTCCGCAGTGGGCGGTTGTCATCTTCGCGGTGCTCCTCTCGGCGACCGGAATAGCCACCATCCACGCGGCGGCAAAAGGGCCCTTGTTGAGGTCCGTGCTCAGCCCGGCGGCCGGTTTCGCGGTGCTCTATCTCTTCGTGGCATCGGTGCTCTGGCCGGCTTTCGAGCCGCGCAAATCGGCACGTGCGTTCTCGCTGGCGATAGAGAAGGAAACGCGCGAGTACCGCAAATCCGGGCTTCC is a genomic window containing:
- a CDS encoding RidA family protein, giving the protein MAVIEPDGWKLPRGYSNGMLAPEGGRILFVAGQIGWDENQRLVEGGFVAQFARALANVVAVVNAAGGEAANVGRLTIYVTDCSEYLAQIKDIGRAYRSLMGSHYPAMALVEVQALLEPGAMVEIEATAVVS
- a CDS encoding enoyl-CoA hydratase family protein — protein: MAIDPQSFLYQHDRETGVATVTLNRPDRLNALTFEVYRELKEVFLALDTEPGVRAVLLTGAGRAFCSGGDVEDIIGELFAKDYRGLLEFTRSTGDLILSILRCRRPVIGALNGTVAGAGAVIAAACDIRIASERAKIAYLFTKVGLSGADMGASWLLPRIVGLGRSMELLMSGDFIDAHEAHRIGLYNRVVADDRLAQEARDWAERLAQGPSFGLEITKKMVLREASMDLESAMAAETEIQAACMEDPNFREAYDSFVQKRKPRFE
- a CDS encoding acyl-CoA dehydrogenase family protein, which codes for MSRAGDLETVAPFLDAGHRETAAAAARFAAEKIAPLGLLDDDGEARIQAREILELLGTGGWCRYAVPAAFGGVSERVDTVACCLIREILAAVSPLADSVFALQCLGSLPIALYGTDEARRRWLPRVADGTAMAGFAMTEPNAGSDVRALETRAERLDDGYTINGLKTFITNAGLADFYSTFVRTSADGLSCLVVPADASGLRFVSEQVLSAPHPLGEIAFENCRVPSSALVGDEGEGFEIGMRTLDRLRATVAAAACGMAARALEEARRHAVERQQFGRQLSRFQLTQQKIARMATDLAASRLLTFRAARAALDGDADVTLRSAMSKYHATESAQRIVDDAVQILGGGGVLKTHPIDHYYRSVRALRIYEGTSEIQQLIVAREILRPGHL
- a CDS encoding NADH:flavin oxidoreductase translates to MWKPPERIKHSQLWARWPTAAEASSSRLFSPLRLGPVEIEQRTWVPAMVPWRASQDGFVTPEILDWYERFARGRPGVLVVEATGIRDIPSGPLLRIGDDRFVPGLRRLARTVKHSSAGHTRLLIQIIDFLTVRRRPRPEQFFDRYLEIEDRHRRSAGWPDSDTRVRDFLKGLGEEELETVLTPRELESLRFGYRERVTDTHLEHVRRLPRVLPGLFAAAAGRAQQAGFDGVELHFAHAYTMASFLSRLNSRDDGYGGSLAGRVRLPLEVFQAVRERVGESFAVGCRYLSEDCIEGGSSIEDATYFGVEFARAGMDFLSLSRGGKFEDALQPKIGWAVYPYTGPSGYECMPTAISDRAGPFGRNVPATARIRAAIREAGLATPVVVAGGISTFEQAEAILRRGDADIVAAARQSLADPDWFRKIGLGRGDEIRRCVYTNYCEGLDQKHKQVTCQLWDRENLDEPGVRLSKDGRRRLMAPDW
- a CDS encoding bifunctional salicylyl-CoA 5-hydroxylase/oxidoreductase, whose amino-acid sequence is MGGGPAGLYFAILMRKAFPDSRIRVLERNRADDTFGWGVVFSDETLGAFEDADPESYAEITANFKYWRDIETHHAGECVISTGHGFAALSRKKLLLILQRRCRELGVELEFEREVENVAEFADADLIVASDGVNSAIRETYSEHFGAKVDWRKCRFCWLGTDKPLGAFTFVFKDTPHGLFQVHAYPFESGEAGAAGETGLGTWIVECREEVWRRAGLDRASEDDTVAFCQELFAEYLAGHKLLTNRSLWRSFPTVHCDTWHRGNLVLLGDAAHTAHFSIGSGTKLAMEDAIQLTDSFRRLGIVDIPAALAHYEESRWVDVVKLQKAAQTSLEWFENSERYKTQSPIQFTFNLMTRSKRITYDNLRQRDPVLIGRLDEWYRQDAGAPAPLDGKAPAPIFTPYKLRGLELVNRIVVSPMCQYSAVDGVPNDWHLVHLGNRAIGGAGLIITEMTDVAAEGRITLGCAGLYKREHVDAWARIVDFVHANSDAKIGVQLAHAGRKGSVRHPWLGDDVPLTAAAGAWETIAPSANPFQPDWPAPRAMVQADMEAVARAFVRSTQYASEAGFDLIEVHMAHGYLLSSFISPLSNRRQDEYGGSLENRMRFPLEVFRSMRAVWPEDKPMSVRISASDWMADGSGITAAESVEIAKLLSRSGCDLLDVSSGGNVPESRVEYGRMYQVPFADRIRHETGMPIAAVGALLGADHANTVLAAGRADLAVMARPHLRDAYLTLHAAERYGYWQQKWPGQYQPGKPVPPRPKRRRR
- a CDS encoding acyl-CoA thioesterase, with the protein product MKHRTHLKVRFGDVDLAGIVYFPRFLHYCHVGMEDCFSVVMGIDYDQLLLERRVAFPTVHIEIDFLRPLKYGEDVEIEMEIKKIGTTSVEWSYRIFRVGESDAIAQSRHVTVCTDLDSFEKKRVPDWLRSRLVPDEAPASSVS
- the asnB gene encoding asparagine synthase (glutamine-hydrolyzing), whose product is MCGIVGSFGGGLAPSRRAETVRRMTATLGHRGPDGLGSVEKEECAFGFRRLAIMDPDGPSQPYANEDQSVWCMANAEIYNADELRTELETRGHVLHTGVDTEILPHLYEEHGADLVHKLNGMFALAIWDSRRRRLLLARDRAGEKPLFYWQTGGELVFASELRALAEHPGIPLSVDAVALRRYLQHDFFPAPLTPLAGVRKLPAGHLLIAADGETSVRSYWDLADHFGNESLARRSTSDLADELDHLLGLAVQRRSRSDVPIGVFLSGGIDSSTVLAYLAEQLGPGIPAFSLGHTDQSFDESRFARETAEFFGADFDQLVLTEDDLGEGLRLVAEGFDEPLGDASIIPTHLLSRHARRKVKVVLSGEGADELFAGYPTYLGHRVAAGYRKLPGGLRKALVRSALRLMPVKMGNVGPGYLLERFAIAAEKDLVERHHTWFGSIGPGLQQEILSSPLREGLASDQPLSSARDRLAGRDFPDDLSLLLYTDFTMYLQDDLLTKVDRATMLASLEARAPFLDHDLAEFVAGLPSSQKLSGLTTKAILRRTVRKRLPKEVLSRRKRGFNIPFSRWVLHGLGRDLQKRFARDRIEARGLLSPEGVNRLLADHLACRADHRKPLFNLLALDLWCDRLFGPGAEVPLTYPS
- a CDS encoding glycosyltransferase family 39 protein codes for the protein MKHQRLVLLLAALLFLWWLGGRDLWAPNEPYFAEGAREMVVDGEWAVPHVNGVVSTDKPPFFFWLIALVSLPFGKVTLWTSRLPSVFAALGTLAITMRLGRRFYGNRTAALAGLVLATSYMFWEQARWVQTDAVLCLLIWIALAAFVEFRAGDRNGLRAGLLFWLSLALAVLTKGPVGLLLPLGIAVVVLLGDRKIGLWRAFAPWAGPGLFLLVIVSWMLLATFGSGGEYSVWGALKEHFVDRGIHGLHHKRPPWYYLEVLPAMIMPWTFLLPGAMVLAWRRRLSFDRFLLAAAWFVVIFFSISTEKRELYALPALPAIALMTAALVANLAGWNEAEETGARLPGPRWITLGQTILGALLIGTAIYAPIAAGDYDFVPQWAVVIFAVLLSATGIATIHAAAKGPLLRSVLSPAAGFAVLYLFVASVLWPAFEPRKSARAFSLAIEKETREYRKSGLPIVSFWLENLPQHFAFYGNGLYTLEVDNLFDVQRHLERPETVFAVVQGGKLEGLPPVLLDRLHTVAEARLARKQVLLITNTRPGDTKAVSAPTEGSGSTD